A genomic region of Papaver somniferum cultivar HN1 chromosome 7, ASM357369v1, whole genome shotgun sequence contains the following coding sequences:
- the LOC113296870 gene encoding purine permease 3-like: protein MDIEAAASTNVGAAATNYNHGTGNHHNNLVVQNDREDDLPKTDNPITKKIVIDWKLILLCLLFAFGYIGGPILQRLYFTHGGGRKWFMSMLQCVGFPVLVAPLSYIYIKKVNGPSYDASWVFLMEPKLFIYSALLGVALGLDNYMYSAGLFYLPVSTSSLLFSTQLAFTAIFAFIIVRQKFTFYSFNSVVLMTLGSVVLALNTGSDKPPGTTQQQYYIGFALTIAGAALLGLVLPLVELSYGRSSKPITYSVVMQFQFVLSLFGTIATMIGMAINNDFQVIPREGRDFGLGQGKYYLLIVALAVVWQLFTIGFLGLIYCTSSLFAGIYTTCLLPFTQVAASIAFQEKFTSQKGMSLALCLWGFVSYFAGEYKKSKKPQPIAYDKDKSELSDNDA from the exons ATGGATATAGAAGCAGCAGCCTCCACTAATGTgggagcagcagcaacaaattATAACCATGGAACAGGAAATCATCATAACAACCTAGTAGTACAAAATGATCGTGAAGATGATCTTCCAAAAACAGACAACCCCATTACTAAAAAAATAGTGATAGATTGGAAACTCATATTGTTATGTCTCTTGTTTGCTTTTGGTTACATAGGAGGACCCATATTGCAGAGACTATACTTCACTCACGGCGGAGGCCGTAAATGGTTTATGAGTATGTTACAATGCGTCGGCTTCCCGGTGTTAGTAGCTCCACTTTCTTATATTTACATAAAGAAAGTAAACGGACCATCGTATGATGCTTCATGGGTTTTCTTAATGGAACCAAAGCTATTCATATATAGTGCACTACTTGGAGTTGCGCTAGGATTGGATAACTACATGTACTCAGCTGGTCTCTTTTATCTTCCTGTCTCAACTTCATCACTCTTGTTCTCTACCCAGCTTGCTTTTACAGCTATATTTGCTTTCATAATTGTGAGACAGAAATTCACATTTTATTCATTCAATTCAGTAGTTCTGATGACTCTTGGATCTGTTGTTTTGGCATTGAATACTGGTAGTGATAAGCCTCCTGGTACTACTCAGCAACAATATTACATTGGATTCGCTTTAACTATTGCCGGTGCTGCTTTATTAGGACTCGTTTTGCCTTTGGTTGAACTTTCTTACGGGAGAAGTAGTAAACCTATCACTTATTCTGTTGTCATGCAGTTTCAGTTTGTCTTGAGCTTGTTTGGTACTATTGCTACCATGATTGGGATGGCCATCAACAACGATTTTCAG GTTATTCCAAGAGAAGGAAGAGATTTTGGTTTGGGCCAAGGGAAATATTATTTGCTGATAGTTGCACTTGCAGTTGTTTGGCAGCTCTTCACTATAGGATTTTTGGGACTCATCTACTGCACATCATCTCTTTTTGCTGGAATTTACACTACATGTTTACTCCCATTCACTCAGGTCGCCGCGTCAATTGCTTTCCAGGAGAAATTCACCAGCCAAAAAGGAATGTCACTTGCGCTATGTTTGTGGGGTTTCGTTTCTTACTTTGCaggggaatacaagaaatccaagaAACCACAGCCCATTGCATATGATAAAGACAAGTCAGAACTTTCAGATAATGATGCATAA
- the LOC113296869 gene encoding uncharacterized protein LOC113296869 has product MAMASTSSIHQPPSSLFNNGGFYRQNISVPSTFLRLKDRRGYSKTPITANLVKNELKYRKLGDSDLQISEITLGTMTFGEQNTEKEAHEMLSYAFENGINILDTAEAYPIPMKKETQGRTDLYIGSWMQSQPRDKVILATKVCGYSERSTYIRENASVLRVDAANVKESVEKSLKRLNTDYIDLLQIHWPDRYVPLFGMSSYDPSKWRPSVPFVEQLTAFKELIDEGKVRYIGVSNETSYGVMEFVHAAKVEGLPKIVSIQNSYSLLVRCQFETDLVEVCEPKNCNIGLLAYSPLAGGTLSGKYLNTDTEAAKKGRLNIFPGYMERYNKSLSKQATEKYVELAKKHGLTPVQLALGFTRDRSFVCSSIIGATSVEQLKENIDAFVTTEQPLSPEVMKGIEDIFARYKDPTIF; this is encoded by the exons ATGGCAATGGCATCGACTTCTTCAATTCATCAACCTCCTTCATCTCTCTTCAACAATGGTGGATTTTACCGTCAAAACATTTCGGTTCCATCTACATTTCTTCGACTTAAAGATAGAAGGGGTTACTCAAAAACACCCATCACAGCAAATCTTGTGAAGAATGAGTTGAAATATCGAAAGCTTGGAGATTCTGACCTACAAATTAGCGAAATTACACTCGGAACG ATGACTTTTGGGGAACAGAATACTGAGAAAGAGGCTCATGAAATGCTGAGTTACGCATTCGAAAATGGAATTAATATATTGGACACTGCAGAAGCT TACCCAATTCCCATGAAAAAGGAAACACAAGGAAGAACAGACCTTTATATTGGAAGCTGGATGCAGTCTCAACCCCGTGATAAG GTTATTTTGGCAACTAAGGTTTGTGGCTATTCAGAGCGATCAACTTATATACGTGAGAATGCAAGCGTTTTGCGTGTTGATGCTGCTAACGTTAAAGAAAGTGTAGAGAAAAGCCTTAAGCGCCTCAACACTGACTACATTGATTTGTTGCAAATACATTG GCCAGATCGTTATGTGCCATTATTTGGCATGTCATCTTATGATCCTTCAAAGTGGAGACCCAGTGTGCCATTCGTGGAACAACTCACGGCCTTCAAAGAACTCATTGATGAAGGAAAG GTGCGTTATATTGGTGTCTCCAATGAAACGTCATACGGCGTGATGGAATTCGTTCATGCTGCGAAAGTTGAAGGACTACCAAAGATTGTTAGCATCCAGAACAGCTACAGTCTCTTAGTTCGATGTCAATTTGAAA CTGATctagttgaagtttgcgaacctaaGAATTGCAACATCGGCTTACTCGCTTATTCCCCATTGGCTGGTGGAACTTTGAGTGGGAAGTATCTGAATACTGATACCGAAGCTGCTAAGAAAGGAAGACTTAACATCTTTCCTGGCTACATGGAAAGATACAACAAATCCCTCTCCAAG CAAGCAACTGAAAAGTATGTTGAATTAGCCAAGAAACATGGCCTGACACCTGTGCAACTAGCACTAGGGTTTACAAGAGATCGGTCGTTCGTGTGTAGTTCGATCATTGGGGCTACATCTGTGGAACAATTAAAAGAAAATATCGATGCATTTGTTACAACTGAACAACCTTTGTCACCTGAAGTTATGAAAGGTATTGAAGATATTTTCGCAAGATACAAAGATCCaacaatcttttaa